In a single window of the Pseudochaenichthys georgianus chromosome 16, fPseGeo1.2, whole genome shotgun sequence genome:
- the LOC139435369 gene encoding zinc finger protein 675-like, protein MDENKKTPGAQKLKGRKRHHSCQQCDKSFSTSGDLKIHLHIHTGEKPYSCEECGKTFTQKGALRSHQRIHTGEKPYSCEECGKAFTQSGALSSHQRIHTGEKPYSCEECGKTFTTSGHLKSHHRIHTGEKPYSCEECGKAFTTSCALRSHQLIHTGEKPYSCEECGKAFTTSGALRSHQRIHTGEKPYSCEECGKTFTESGTLRSHQHIHTGEKPYSCEECGKTFTQSGALRSHQRMHTGEKPYSCEECGKTFTQSTHLNLHHRIHTGEKPYWCEECGKMFTTSSALKSHLRVHTGENP, encoded by the exons ATGGACGAGAACAAAAAGACccctggagctcag aaactgaaaggaagaaagagacatcacagctgtcagcaatgtgacaaATCTTTTTCAACATCTGGAGATTTAAAGATCCACCTGCATATTCACacgggagaaaaaccgtacagctgtgaagagtgtgggaaaactttcactcaAAAAGGTGCTCTCAgatcacatcaacgtattcacacgggagaaaaaccgtacagctgtgaagagtgtgggaaagctttcactcaatcaggtgctctcagctcacatcaacgtattcacacaggagaaaaaccgtacagctgtgaagagtgtgggaaaactttcactacatcaggtcatctcaaatcacatcaccgtattcatactggagaaaaaccttacagctgtgaagagtgtgggaaagctTTCACTACATCATGTGCTCTCAGATCACATCAACTTATTCACacgggagaaaaaccgtacagctgtgaagagtgtgggaaagctttcactacatcaggtgctctcagatcacatcaacgtattcacacgggagaaaaaccgtacagctgtgaagagtgtgggaaaactttcactgAATCAGGTACTCTCAGATCACATCAacatattcacactggagaaaaaccgtacagctgtgaagagtgtgggaaaactttcactcaatcaggtgCTCTCAGATCACATCAACGTAtgcacacaggagaaaaaccgtacagctgtgaagagtgtgggaaaactttcactcaATCAACTCATCTCAATttacatcaccgtattcacacgggagaaaaaccgtactggtgtgaagagtgtgggaaaatgttcactacatcaagtgctctcaaatcacatcttcgtgttcacacaggagaaaaccCATAG